Genomic DNA from Scomber scombrus chromosome 21, fScoSco1.1, whole genome shotgun sequence:
GCAGCTTTTAGATTACAGTTTATCCAACGGTACCTCACAGGCAATGATGACGTGGTATGGAAACCTGTTACGAGCATCATTTTAAGGGGTATTGCAGGTCTGAATTTAGATGCAtccttgtttttaatgaattgtaGTTTTATACGTTTGTGTGATCTGACTCCATTTTATCAGGGACTTTTTAAGGCATGGACTCTTTTTAAGTGGAACAGACTGGAACCTGCAGCTTCACTGTTCTGGCTCCTGGAGGAGCCTCTAATCCACGGGGCCCGATTGGATGTTCAAGACAACAGTAGACCTGGTCTCACCCGGCGTTTGTGTTCAGCTGGGTCAGTGAAGTTGAGACGCGTAGTGGACGCTGCAGGTGCAGGACTCAACAACATAGAGGCAGTAGCTTCTCTGTTGGGCCTGCAGTCGCATCGTCACACCAGAGACATTTTGAACACTTGGACTAACAGACTGAGTGGTGCAGAAATGGAAATGCTACAGGACTATTTTTCTGGAATAGACACTCCCGATGGAGGGGATCCATTCCCTGAACTGGGTCTTACAATAGACCACACTGGATTGACGGGACCATTGTTGGTCTATAACAATGCTGCTCCTGCAGACCTTTACATGTTGAACGGGAAAGCTCTGTATAAATATTGTGTTCAAGCTTTGAACAAGAGAAAGTTGAGTGGGAGAACAGATAATGTGTGGAGAGTGAGACTAAAGGTGCAGGACTGTAAACCAGTGTGGAGGCTTTTTTATAAACCGCCTTTAAATAAGCGATCAGGTGATCTGCAGTGGAGAATCCTGCAGGGGGCGCTGGCTGTCAACAGCTTGGTTTCTAAAATAAATCCCACAGTGTCCATTACATGTCCTTTTTGTCAGGAACCAGAAACTGTCTTTCATTGTTTCCTGGACTGTAAAAGACTTGAAGTTCTGTTTGAAACTctgaaaactgtgtttttaagaTGTGGTGAGTGTTGGTGTGAAACTGCTTTTATTTTCGGTGCTGGTTAccagaaagaaaatgcaaagaaGTGGCAGCTGTTGAACTTTGTAGTTGGACAGGCCAAACTGTCCATTTATAAAAGCAGGAAGTGTCGAATAGACGGTGTTTCAGGAAGAGAGCTGATGCCAGTGTTTAAGGCGTTGGTGAAAGCCAGAATCAGAGTAGACTTCAGATTTTATTCACTCATGAATAATGTTGATGGTTTTATGTCTCAGTGGTGTTTCAATGCAGCTCTCTGTTCTGTTGTTGAGGAGCAGCTGATTTTTAACTCTGTGTTTCtatgagtttttaaaaacaaaaaaacaacaacatagttttgttgttttttgttttaatctgatAAATATGTATTGTTGATGTAGTCATATTTATTGGAAAATAAAGGttttataaaaatcaaaaaaatctctctctctctctctcacacacacacacacacacacacacacacacacccacactctctctctctgtcacacacacacaacacacacgctctctctctctcacacacacacacacacacacataaactctatctctttctctcacacacacattctctctctctctctctctctctctctctctctctctctctctcacacacacacacacacacacacacacacatactctatctctctctgtctctctctctatcacacacacacacacacactctctctctgtctcacacacacacatatactctctctctctctctctctctctctctcacacacacacacacacacacacacacacacacacacactctctctctctcacacacacacacacacataaactttctctctttctctcacacacacacactctctctctctttctcacacacacacacacacatactctctctctctctgtctctctctctctcacacacacacacacatatactctctctctctctctctctctctctctatctctcacacacgcacactctctctctctctctctctctctctctctctctctatctctctccctccttctctctctcacacacacacacaaactctctctctctctctctctctcatacacacacacacacacacacacacacacacacacactcactcacatagtcttgtttttgttagttGTGGGGTCCACCAGTTTTTTGGTCACTGGTGAGGACCACCCTTTCCAGTGGTCAGACATGCTTGAAAAAAATCAGGGGAGGTTAATATTTATAGTTGAAgacaaatatcactttaaattaacaattaaaCAACTTTTGTTCCAAACCAGTTTTTGGGTACTTTTGGGGACAGTACTGGTTTTCATCACTCTTGGGgtcttatttaatttatttaggtacttagttatttttttccctctattttGTGTGCTGTACAGCTGGCTGGGGTGGGAGCATTGTATgttgttatgtttgtttaaaataaaaaaacgtatttaaaaaatataataaaaaaactcaataaTAGCAGGGTACCACCCTGACCATATCAGTAAGTAGTCAAGGTTGAAGGATTTTGGAGTTCTTTGCAGAACAGAGGTTGGCATTACTAAAGCATGTCATTGGATGCCAAAGAACAATTTAACTCAACGGGACATTTGGGATATCATCAGTTTCCCATgtaagtaaaaaatatatataaatacaactgaCAGTAAAATAACAGTCCTACTTTAATAAGTTCTCATTATTCATCAtaaacagcagccaatcagagagcggTAATTTGGTGCTGTGTCAAACAAGAAACATCCTATTAAAATGTTCTAATGGAAAACAAGAGCAGCCTACAAAAGAAAGTTTGAGGCAACTGGAACAAAACAGAAGGATATGTATCCATAGCTGAGGTATTCAATACAATACTGGCTGCAGTGTTTCTTGTTCTGCACCATTTTGCTGACATGAtaagattgttgttgttttatgatggTATCCAGTTGATAAAATAATTAGAGCTGCAGCAGTCAAATACAATAACAAGGTCAAAGGTCCATAGAAGTTTGGGTTGGAGGGTTTGATATTATATGACTAAAATCAATGCATTTTCACACAGTTGTGgactattatcattataatacttattaaaaacacactgtctGCAACCTACCAGATGTAGGGATGGGATTGATCTTCAGCCTACAACAGCagtttttatttccttgttgGAATAAAAGCTCCAACACATCATACTTTATGATCCAACTGATAAACATTTATACTGCctattaatatttgacttttgttcCAGGTTAAAGATGATTGCATACAATAGAGATTGTTTGTGACTCAGCAGACTTTATAAACCTCCGGCTGTGAGTAACTTGTTCATTCTTCTCCTGGTTGGTTTCCTGGTTGAAGCTGCTGATTCATTTCACCCTCACTCATCGGCTTGATTCAGATTATTTTCAGCATCTAAAGGTAACGTAACCAACAGTTTTCATCGTGTTTTTGTCAATGGGTGTTTAAATGATCTGATAACAGTAGAGATGATAGTTATAGAGATGTGTTATGTTGCTTTGTTGGCTGGATTGGTGAATGAACGAAAACAGGGGAAGGAGGAAATtgaatgaattattattgtgtaaactccaacatgacatttttcatcCAGAAACATTACTCATATTAGAGTAGGTATAATAATGAGATAGTGCATAAAGAAACACCAACAAGTCCAATTCAGTTAAACATTCATAACTAATACTGGTACTCTAGGTTATGTCTAGTGAATGATTCAAATGCATGATGCAGAGTTATTGAGTGTGTCACTGTAGAGACCTGATGAACAGATGAGATGAGTGTTGTGAGTCAAATAAAAGGTAGAGCACCAGTTTAAGCAGGTTGATGAAGGTTTTGCAGTTAACTTGCTTGTTCACTGGGGCTGCTTCTCACAGAGGATGGAGTTTGATGTCCAGAGATGAGAAGCTGGAGTCTGGATCTTGTAAGTTTTAGTGAGTTGACCAGTTTGGATTTGAAAAGTTTATTTTGAGGTATTCTGTTGTTCTAAATCACATCTTCAGACTACGAAAATGCAAGCTTTCAACTGGCATGAtggaaagaaatacaaaaaaccAGGAACCACAGACTCTTACAtaagagactgtgtgtgtgtctgttttctggTAAATGTCTGTGAGTATCTGTATGTCCTTGGGCATGACATATTTTGCAGCATATCTTGCTCCTTATTGTGGTTTGCCCTTTGAACAGTTGTTTGGTAAATCATTAATGTCCTTAAAGTCAGAGTTCACAGTGAGATTACATGTTGGTGACAGCTCATCTCTGTTGGTGACTGACTCTCAGAGGTGAGTTATGATAGCCAATGGGGAAGGTGATTTATCCAAGTGATACTATATGTGACCAGATTTCTGTTAATCTATCTTATTGTCTTTCTGTGCTGGTGGGTCACATTTGCAGTTTAAAAGctcatatttgtatatttgtttgtaaTCACCTGATCTGAAGGCAGTTGGCTTCATAGGTCATCAATCAAACTGTTAATCACTGATTAGGTGCAGCTGTAGAATAACTCATGTAATGGGTCATCATAAATGTCTCATTGTGACTTTGACGAAAGTCCAactcttctctgtgtttcttcGTGAACCAAGATGAGTAAGGATGCTGACTTATGACTGACTAACCCTGTTTGAGATAGGTGGCCACAACCTACAGTAGCTAAGGTTGAACATCAGGCCTGTAGGGGGTGCTAATGGGTCCACACAGCCTTCATGGCAGTGAGCCCTGCTGTTAGCAACACCTCTACATTAGTGACGTAACCACTTCTGTGGATGTTGAGGATGGAGGCAGCGTGTTCAACAAGGTGCCGGTGGCAGAAGTACGGGACCCACAACTCAGCATCATACAGCAGGATGGTCAGCATGATGGTGTGGTACACACTGACTTTTGGTGGCTAATCTGTTGGTGTCAGAGGAGATGTTGCTGCTCAGGTAGCTGAACTGGTGGAGTACTTTCAGCTAGGTTTGATCTAATGACCTAATGACCTGAGCCAAAACATAACACCCCAAGTAAACATTCAATCCCAGTAATGGAGCAGAGTCCCCACAATGTAGGTGGACGTCAGGTTCGGGGCCGAACAAAGTCACGttaacaggaacacacacactcaaggaCATCATGTTTCCACTTGTTCAGAAAATAGTTCTATCAGTGTGAAGCAGcagtttttcagtcatttattaatatttgtgaTATTAATACAGTTCAGATACATCCAGATTGACGGACATCAAGATTTTCATCAGATCCCCTCAGCAGAACTCTGACGATGAAGGTAAGTTTGTGACTTTATACACCTGACTGAATTAATATTGATAAGTAGTTTCAGTCAGATTCTCTCAATATTTCACTTAAAGTTTCATTCTTTGATTCTGTTTACAAACCCTTAAAATCCCAAAATACACTACAGTTGAATCTTCTCAGCgagtttacttttattttattctgtgtgtgctgctgttgattCTGTTGCAGCTGGTTtcagtcttcctcctcctcctggctccAGTGTTTACCTGCTGCTTACCTCTCGTCCTCCCGCTGGACTGCAGTGACATCCATAACAATGACAACAGCCAACTCAGTGGAATGTACACCATCTATCCCATCGGAGCCACGTCTGCTGTCCGGGTACACtttgttagggaattttccataactcATGTATCATAATTGGCATACACTGGGTCAAACAAGGCCTTGAGATCATTGTAAGGCAACACCACGTCTTGACAATGAGACACTGTTTCCCCTTTATACAGTTGGTGCAGATGTCTGCTCCTTTGGGGTAAATCGGGAGGCccctgatagtgttgctatggtCAGAGATGCGTTTCCCTGTTTCTCTGAATGGAGTAGAGGTAACTGTTGTCAGAGGTTGGATATTGTTGACtctgaggaatggaggacaatGGTGCTGAGCTGTGTTCCCAgacattattgtcatttgtaGACCAATAGACTAAATtctacactcactggcctctttattaggtacacctgtgaaatctaattgaaaacaatgactgactcagtatttctagagagaagttgagacTTCTTGAATAGGAGTCAGTTGGAGCAGCTATCAGCTGTCAGTGACACTTTAAGGTGCTTCAGACTCAAGACGTGGCAGCTGCTGATTGATATATAGTTTTAGTAAAGGATCATATTTActaatgagtgtgtttgtgtgtaggtgtactGTGACATGGACTCAGATGGAGGAGGCTGGACGGTGAGTTTTTGAACAGAAGTCATCAAGTCACAGCTGAGTGGTTTTCAGTatgaacacttcctgtttgacgTTCATAATAACCCCCAGGTGTTCCAGAGGAGGATGGACGGCTCAGTGAACTTCTACAGGCCCTGGGATCACTACAAGAAGGGCTTTGGTAGCGCTGCTGGAGAGTACTGGCTGGGTGAGAACAGTCATGTGACTTCATGAAACTCTCTGtccattaaaacaaacaaactctgacGTGACttcgtgtttgtgtgttttcaggcctGGAGAGTCTCTTCCATCTGACTCTGAGGAAAAAGTTTGAGCTCCTGGTCGACATGGAGGACTTCAGTGGGAACAAAGCGTTTGCTCGTTACTCCTCGTTCTCCATCGACCCAGAGTCCCATGGATACAGACTGCATGTGTCTGGATtcactgatggaggagcaggtcaGTTACTGTTAGCAGTTAGtacttgtgtttttcttatatttggTTTCCACATGGAGATACTGAGGATTTCTGTCCTTATATTGGATTATTTGTGTGATTCCTTCAGCTAAAGACGGATTCACGAAGATTTTCATAGTATTTGTACAAGTGGTGGCCATAGCAGTAGTACTGTATTAGTAGTGACAGTAGTagtgttaatagttatataacattatataatatgGTGTCATTAGCAGCAGTGTTGTGATCATAcacttgttgttttcttgtgtttcggTAGGAGACGCCCTGAGTGGTCACAGCGGAGAGAAGTTCTCCACCTTCGACAAAGACCAGGACTCCTTGAGCAGTGGTAACTGTGCCAAATCATTCCTGGGGGCGTTCTGGTACAACAGCTGTCACTCTACAAACCCCAACGGCATTTATCGCTGGGGGGCTGATGACACTATCCATGCTGTAGGAGTGGAGTGGTTCGACTGGAAGGGTCATAACTATTCCCTGAAGACCTTCAGCATGAAGATTCGTCCTGTGCAGTAATTCTCCAGAACGAACAAACAGAATATCTGttgatgtctttctttctttctctctgatctAATCTGTAACCTCACATATAAATCGAATAAATATTTCCAACATCAATAAAAGTCAgatgtggagtgtgtgtgtgagcagctgcTGGGTGTAAAGTCTTGTGTCAAACCTGAGTACAGCTAGCCTTTTTTACCTTTCTACAAAATTATATTGCttcccatgaaaaaaaaacaaattaccaAAACATCTTCATCAATGTAATGTAAGTTTTCTGACCATTGTAGAGTTAATGACAGAATGTAAATACATTGAATGGCTGTTAGTGAAAAACTGCAGAACATGAACAGAACAGACACAGGTTGTGATTTATAAGCAgaattataacataaatatgCCTTGCTAAACTATtgagtgaaaaaaagaggaggttATTTGGTTTAAGGCCTGAATAAAGTTACCTATTATTAAAGATAACTGACTCGAATGGGAAACTTCcagctgtgaaaacaaacagccaGAACAGGACGACCTGAAGTGAACTGTTTATCTGAAACagcccaaaaatataaaaccatttaaaaactGTTCTCAGAGTATCAAAGTATATGACTCaacaaaattatatatttatatatatataattagtgCCATGGGTGCGCAGCTCCGAGGCACTCCTCTTAATCTTCTCCAtacttcttattcttattcttctgCCAAATTTCAGCGTGTAACTCGTCCggcagctttgagaaaaccctgacaatatatacatcaaaacgtgcggctcgatcagGAAAGAGGTGCTGTGATTTTGGTGttgaaattccaatttttcccaaagttttcccaaaaaaacagacataattccccattggaaatgaatgggaatatttttttttttaaacctacaaAAATTTCAACTTTTTTCGGAATAACtgagctctctcatacctgcacatAGAAACTTTAAaccggaggaaaacttgtgctctctccaaaacaccaagctgtttttacataacatgtaaacttttcaaactgtGAGCAGttaaacgaggagtggaaatcactttttcttcaaagttagagtggaagcgtcagttagcttgagtgtgagaaccAGTAAAtaataaccttaatttttatttttaactcgagctcatgCCCAAAcggtgaaaaggagacaaataatttttcgtcaaaatgtagacataggtgttgggattcataaaatgtgaagttgacaggcggggtctgcacaagatttaaacgggggggccgagaccggcatcaatacctgtctcgctccccattgaccctaatgtaatcgtcttttattttcaaaagaatctcactctgtctttgcACTGAGCTTActcgctcattttaaggaatatctgaataaaataaacactgtcagaatctgctggctgctgtgtctctcacagtgttttagCTTTTTGGAAAGAAAGTTACAGTTTTctttcgggaccttgtcagaagccaaattctggggctTTTTGAGAAATTCCAAGAAGATTCTCACATCGCCATAGCAACTGTAGGGCcttagctgcccttagcaacctggTGCTGGGCAGAAAGTGAGCTACTttgttgtgattggctaattcctgtctgtctgttttgccagttaaccgagCTAATTAATTTGAATGGaatgattaattcatgtttattgtggacaaaataaatagttttattgtattgtattgttttgtattgtagtTGTATGATTTGTGGTGTAAAAAAAGATTCAACATTCATCAATAGAAgatgaacaaaatgtaaataattataatgagtaatataatttcatacaactgagtaatttaaaataaaaaaagtataataagatgtgttaatgataagatttacttaataatttcataacagtgatgttcctgtctgcgAACAAATTAAGTAGACTttacttaattagtttaaataaatattatttatgcttgaatataattaacattttcaggtatgttaagttgagaataaagtacattacacttgatactgactagtaagatttacttattactggaaaccagaatatgatcagggtgacttttgaacactggaaatgaaTCATGAACTCATcccggcagcagccccgtggcactcaaaatgtCCCTGGATTTTTCTagttgaatattatatttcacaaagactctctctctatatctctctctctctctctctctctctctctctctctctctctctctctctctcacacacactcacaaacacacactctctctttctctctctctctctctgtcacacacacgcacacacacacacacacacacacacacacacacacacacacacacaactctctatttctctcacacgcacacactctctctctctctctctctctctctcacacacaaacacaaacacactctctctctcactctctctctctctctctcacacacaaatacaaacacactctctctctcactctctctctctctctcacacacacacacacacacacactctctctctcacacacacacacgcacacagacacacacacacacaaactctctctctctctcacacacacacacacacacgatctctctctcacacacacacacacacacacacacacacacgcacacacaatcacacacacacacacacacaaactctctctttctctcacacacacacacacacacacacacacacacacacacacacacacacacacacactctccccctaacacacacacatactctctctctctctctctctctctctctctctctctctctctctctctctctctcacacacacacacacacacacacacacacacacacacacacacacacacacacacacacacacacacactctctcattctctctctctctctcacacacacactcactcatataGTCTTGTTTTTGATAGTTGTGGGGTCCACCAGTTTTTTGGTCACTGGTGAGGACCACCCTTTCCAGTGGTCAGACATGCTTGAAAAAAATCAGGGGAGGTTAATATTTATAGTTGAAgacaaatatcactttaaattaacaattaaaCAACTTTTGTTCCAAAACAGTTTTTGGGTACTTTTGGGGACAGTACTGATTTTCATCACTCTTGGGgtcttatttaatttatttaggtacttagttatttttttccctctattttGTGTGCTGTACAGCTGGCTGGGGTGGGAGCATTGTATGTTGTTaagtttgtttaaaataaaaaaaaaaacgtatttaaaaaatataataaaaaaactcaataaTAGCAGGGTACCACCCTGACCATATCAGTAAGTAGTCAAGGTTGAAGGATTTTGGAGTTCTTTGCAGAACAGAGGTTGGCATT
This window encodes:
- the LOC134003413 gene encoding microfibril-associated glycoprotein 4-like, which gives rise to MKLVSVFLLLLAPVFTCCLPLVLPLDCSDIHNNDNSQLSGMYTIYPIGATSAVRVYCDMDSDGGGWTVFQRRMDGSVNFYRPWDHYKKGFGSAAGEYWLGLESLFHLTLRKKFELLVDMEDFSGNKAFARYSSFSIDPESHGYRLHVSGFTDGGAGDALSGHSGEKFSTFDKDQDSLSSGNCAKSFLGAFWYNSCHSTNPNGIYRWGADDTIHAVGVEWFDWKGHNYSLKTFSMKIRPVQLKMIAYN